The Eubacterium maltosivorans genome includes the window GCCTTTTCCGTATCGATTCATCATTTTTTATCCTTTCCGGCGGCAAAAAACGCCTGTTGCTCCCGATCCCTTTTTTGCTGCTCCAGCTGTTTTCTTTCCCGCGCCGCCCACATGGCGTTAAAGCGTGCCACCTCGTCCCATGGGTACAGCGACGCAATGGCGGCTTTTTCGGCCCCGGTGAGCTCCGGCAGCAGATTGAAGCCGTTGGAAACAGACGCCGCCTCAGGAACAGAACCATATAGAATACCTGTTTTATTATTTATACTATTTATGAACGGTGCGGCTGGGGTCGCTTCACGCGTGACACCCTGCGTCCACACCAGGCGCTTGTGCCCGGTGTCCATCACGCTTACCTCCACCTCGCAAAGCCCGGTATCAAAGGGCTTTATCCGGTAATTACCGGCGTGCTGGCTCACGTGGGGTGTATAG containing:
- a CDS encoding restriction endonuclease subunit S; this translates as MNYLTELLAFYRWLETREMSPMLQAYWHLLMFFNNKAAVQGEDGRWYWPVHFKVTNGDVSRFLGLSDRFQVNAQRKHLIRHGRIDYTPHVSQHAGNYRIKPFDTGLCEVEVSVMDTGHKRLVWTQGVTREATPAAPFINSINNKTGILYGSVPEAASVSNGFNLLPELTGAEKAAIASLYPWDEVARFNAMWAARERKQLEQQKRDREQQAFFAAGKDKK